Proteins from one Bartonella sp. HY328 genomic window:
- the purH gene encoding bifunctional phosphoribosylaminoimidazolecarboxamide formyltransferase/IMP cyclohydrolase, producing MAVISKHVPAPDLHRVRRALLSVSDKRGLIDFATKLAAHGVELISTGGTAKAISDAGLKVRDVSEITGFPEIMDGRVKTLHPSVHGALLAVRDDPEHAKAMQDHGIVGIDLVVVNLYPFEEVVASDADNDTIVENIDIGGPAMIRASAKNHAYTAIVTDPDDYDQVLANLDKYEGSLNLEFRRKLAARAFARTASYDAAISNWFAKTLEIDTPTWRATAGKLHTVMRYGENPHQQAGFYVNGEKRFGVATAQVVQGKQLSYNNINDTDAAFELVAEFSPEKQAAVAIIKHANPCGVAQGTSLKDAYLQALSCDPVSAFGGIVALNSILDEEAAEEIVKIFTEVIIAPDATPAAREIIAAKKNLRLLIAGGLPDPKAAGITYRSVAGGLLVQSRDNGIVDACDLQVVTERQPTERELNDMKFAFRVAKHVKSNAIVYAKNSATVGIGAGQMSRVDSARIAAQKAVDAANAQGLSEPQTKGSVVASDAFFPFADGLLSAIEAGATAVIQPGGSIRDDEVIAAANEHDVAMVFTGMRHFRH from the coding sequence ATGGCTGTCATTTCTAAACATGTTCCCGCTCCTGATTTGCATCGGGTGCGCCGCGCTTTGCTTTCTGTTTCTGATAAACGCGGTTTGATTGATTTTGCAACTAAGCTTGCGGCCCACGGTGTTGAACTTATTTCAACAGGCGGCACAGCCAAAGCAATTAGTGACGCGGGTTTGAAAGTCCGCGATGTGTCGGAAATTACGGGCTTTCCTGAAATTATGGATGGCCGTGTAAAGACCTTGCATCCATCGGTTCATGGCGCATTATTAGCCGTGCGTGACGACCCAGAACATGCCAAAGCTATGCAAGATCATGGCATTGTTGGCATTGATCTTGTCGTTGTTAATCTTTACCCATTTGAAGAAGTTGTCGCCTCTGACGCTGATAATGACACCATTGTTGAAAATATCGACATTGGCGGCCCTGCGATGATTAGAGCATCGGCTAAAAACCATGCCTATACCGCCATTGTCACCGATCCTGATGATTATGACCAAGTTCTTGCTAATCTTGATAAATATGAGGGCAGCCTTAACCTTGAGTTTCGCCGCAAACTAGCGGCTCGCGCTTTTGCTCGCACTGCGTCCTATGATGCTGCTATTTCCAATTGGTTTGCAAAAACATTAGAAATTGATACACCAACATGGCGCGCAACAGCTGGTAAATTGCACACTGTCATGCGCTATGGGGAAAACCCACATCAACAAGCTGGCTTTTATGTTAATGGTGAAAAGCGTTTTGGTGTTGCAACGGCGCAAGTTGTGCAGGGCAAACAGCTTTCTTATAATAACATCAATGATACCGATGCAGCCTTTGAATTAGTTGCCGAATTTTCGCCAGAAAAGCAAGCCGCGGTTGCAATTATCAAGCACGCTAATCCTTGCGGTGTAGCCCAAGGCACAAGTTTAAAGGACGCTTATTTACAAGCCCTATCTTGTGATCCTGTTTCAGCCTTTGGTGGCATTGTTGCATTAAATAGCATTCTTGATGAAGAGGCTGCAGAAGAAATCGTAAAAATCTTCACCGAAGTTATCATTGCGCCAGACGCAACCCCTGCAGCTCGCGAAATCATCGCCGCCAAGAAAAACTTGCGTTTGCTCATTGCCGGTGGCTTACCTGACCCTAAAGCTGCAGGCATTACCTATCGCAGTGTCGCGGGTGGCCTTTTAGTGCAAAGCCGCGATAATGGCATTGTTGATGCCTGTGATTTACAAGTGGTAACTGAGCGCCAACCAACTGAGCGCGAATTAAATGACATGAAATTTGCTTTCCGCGTTGCAAAACATGTAAAATCAAACGCCATTGTTTATGCTAAAAATAGTGCGACCGTTGGCATAGGTGCTGGCCAAATGAGCCGTGTGGATAGCGCCCGTATTGCCGCACAAAAAGCCGTTGATGCCGCCAATGCCCAAGGCTTAAGCGAGCCGCAAACCAAAGGCTCTGTTGTTGCATCAGACGCATTTTTCCCATTTGCTGACGGTTTATTATCCGCGATTGAGGCAGGTGCCACCGCAGTTATTCAACCTGGTGGCTCTATCCGCGATGATGAGGTAATTGCCGCGGCTAATGAACATGATGTTGCCATGGTGTTTACTGGTATGCGTCATTTCCGCCATTAA
- a CDS encoding aspartate-semialdehyde dehydrogenase yields MGYKVAIVGATGNVGREMLNILEERGFPADEIIPLASRRSLGTEVSYGDRTLKVRALDNYDFSDTDICLMSAGGTISKEWSPKIAAQGCVVIDNSSAWRYNSDVPLIVPEVNPDAINDFKKRNIIANPNCSTAQLLVVLKPLHDAATIKRVVVSTYQSVSGAGKEGMDELFEQARGVFVGDPISVKKFTKRIAFNVIPHIDVFMEDGYTKEEWKMVAETKKMLDPKIKMTATAVRVPVFIGHGEAVNVEFDKPISAEEARELLRDAPGVQVVDKHEDGGYVTPHEAAGEDDTFVSRIREDITVENGLSFWVVADNLRKGAALNAVQIAELLVAKGLLTPRSAA; encoded by the coding sequence ATGGGTTATAAGGTTGCAATTGTAGGCGCGACAGGCAATGTTGGCCGTGAAATGCTTAACATCTTAGAAGAACGCGGCTTTCCTGCAGATGAAATTATTCCTCTCGCTTCAAGACGCAGTTTAGGAACAGAAGTTTCCTATGGTGACAGAACACTTAAAGTTCGCGCCCTTGATAATTATGATTTTTCAGATACTGATATTTGCCTTATGTCTGCTGGTGGTACTATTTCAAAAGAATGGTCACCTAAGATTGCCGCACAGGGCTGTGTCGTTATCGACAATTCATCGGCATGGCGTTATAATTCTGATGTGCCTTTGATTGTGCCTGAAGTTAATCCTGATGCGATTAATGATTTTAAAAAGCGCAATATTATTGCCAATCCAAATTGCTCAACTGCACAGCTTTTAGTCGTGTTGAAGCCTTTGCATGACGCAGCGACCATCAAGCGCGTTGTTGTATCCACCTATCAATCTGTATCAGGTGCAGGTAAGGAAGGTATGGACGAACTTTTTGAACAAGCACGCGGCGTTTTTGTTGGCGATCCAATCTCGGTTAAAAAGTTTACCAAGCGCATTGCTTTCAATGTTATTCCTCATATTGATGTCTTTATGGAAGATGGCTACACCAAAGAAGAATGGAAAATGGTGGCCGAAACCAAAAAGATGCTCGATCCAAAGATCAAGATGACCGCAACAGCTGTGCGTGTTCCTGTCTTTATTGGCCATGGTGAAGCGGTTAATGTTGAATTTGACAAGCCAATTAGCGCTGAAGAAGCCCGCGAATTATTGCGTGACGCTCCAGGTGTTCAGGTAGTTGATAAGCACGAAGATGGTGGTTATGTCACACCCCATGAAGCTGCAGGCGAAGATGATACTTTTGTTAGCCGTATCCGCGAAGATATCACCGTTGAAAACGGCTTATCTTTCTGGGTGGTTGCTGATAATTTGCGCAAGGGCGCTGCTCTAAACGCAGTACAAATTGCAGAACTTCTCGTTGCCAAGGGGCTATTGACACCTAGATCAGCTGCATAA
- a CDS encoding PAS domain-containing protein produces the protein MTNVKKLPELAFLQDLLAQAPGFVMIFLGEDYRFAFTNKEVEVMLGGMDVIGLSIKELAPEPLRKDIVGRLDSVWKTGKPFMARELPYRAFINNGPDFKIRYADFLHHPIRDKEGEIIGIYVQGTDVTERKHFHENLSILKQQSVSVVRDIIKMIERSVDEVLSRESDTVSAENELQRRFDLLVEVQASFIDMQGLSKDIEDIIKNALSLMVADISAISIEGDRVALSALYQPPLILLIQGLIHDAINNNVKLENISIYWCVLDGNMLNIVWREQRLNSLDNYDGDIDNNLIYRLININPNNNLSTLQEDGVLEYNIDICLDV, from the coding sequence TTGACTAACGTTAAAAAACTTCCAGAATTGGCATTTTTACAGGATTTGCTCGCGCAAGCCCCTGGGTTTGTAATGATTTTTTTAGGAGAAGATTACCGGTTCGCTTTTACGAATAAGGAAGTAGAAGTGATGCTTGGTGGCATGGATGTAATCGGTTTAAGCATTAAAGAACTTGCACCTGAGCCATTACGAAAAGATATAGTCGGGCGTTTAGATTCCGTCTGGAAAACTGGAAAACCATTTATGGCGCGAGAGTTGCCTTATCGTGCTTTTATCAATAACGGCCCTGACTTTAAAATTCGCTACGCGGATTTTTTGCATCATCCTATTCGCGACAAGGAAGGCGAGATTATTGGCATTTATGTGCAGGGAACAGATGTAACAGAACGTAAGCATTTTCATGAAAATCTTAGCATATTGAAACAACAATCGGTAAGCGTGGTTCGTGATATAATCAAAATGATTGAGCGTTCAGTCGATGAGGTATTGAGCCGTGAAAGTGATACAGTAAGCGCTGAAAATGAATTACAACGCCGCTTTGATCTCTTGGTGGAAGTTCAAGCATCTTTTATTGATATGCAGGGCTTATCGAAAGATATTGAGGACATTATTAAGAATGCATTATCATTAATGGTAGCTGATATCAGCGCCATTTCAATTGAAGGCGATCGTGTTGCTTTGAGCGCGCTTTACCAACCTCCCTTGATACTTTTAATACAAGGGCTCATTCATGATGCGATTAACAATAATGTTAAACTTGAAAATATAAGCATATATTGGTGCGTTTTGGATGGCAATATGTTGAATATTGTTTGGCGAGAACAAAGACTCAATTCACTCGATAATTATGACGGCGATATTGACAATAACCTTATTTATCGCCTGATTAATATTAATCCTAACAATAATCTTTCCACACTTCAGGAAGATGGGGTTTTAGAATATAATATTGATATATGTCTTGATGTTTGA